The following proteins are co-located in the Segatella copri genome:
- a CDS encoding DUF3868 domain-containing protein translates to MDKMKLYAVISPLCMLFSQGIMPAQAQQLAGGKVQVESVLARKNGNRMDVAFRMNLNDLKMKSEQQIIFTPVMVGTDSIALNPIIIQGRNQAVRYRRLADSKKNPQAQVLTRKNKTSQQVYFAQSVPYQKWMKKFKLSVKEDLCGCGNLIEQDNTPIADIDRTPKITKDFFVQPKAEAKKVRAEKGEAYLSFVVNKSYILANFRENATELKKITSTIDLVKNDKNVEITDIDIHGFASPDGSYANNKRLANERAAALRKYVSSLYTLNSKLFTYQATPEDWEGFKKKIQASHLADKEAILEIANSSLAPDDKDLKIRKLHPASYRYILDHIYPRLRHSDYTVTYTVRPFSIEEAKEILKTKPQQLSLQEMFLVAQTYEPGSPEFNEVFDIAVRLFPDDETANLNAACTDLQKGDLTSAEKHLAKAGNSKEAERVRDVFKQIKELE, encoded by the coding sequence ATGGATAAGATGAAGCTTTATGCGGTCATTTCGCCCCTCTGCATGCTCTTCTCTCAGGGCATCATGCCTGCTCAGGCTCAACAGCTGGCAGGGGGTAAGGTTCAGGTAGAAAGTGTTTTAGCACGCAAGAACGGCAACCGGATGGACGTTGCCTTCCGTATGAATCTGAACGATTTGAAGATGAAATCAGAGCAGCAGATTATTTTTACACCGGTAATGGTAGGAACTGATTCTATCGCTCTCAACCCTATCATCATCCAGGGTAGAAACCAGGCTGTAAGATACCGCCGACTTGCCGACAGCAAGAAGAATCCGCAGGCACAGGTTCTTACCCGCAAGAACAAGACCAGTCAGCAGGTTTACTTCGCCCAGTCTGTTCCTTACCAGAAATGGATGAAGAAGTTCAAACTCTCGGTAAAGGAAGATCTCTGCGGATGCGGCAACCTGATAGAACAGGACAATACGCCGATTGCGGATATCGACCGTACACCGAAGATTACGAAGGATTTCTTCGTGCAGCCGAAGGCGGAAGCCAAGAAGGTGAGAGCCGAAAAGGGTGAAGCTTATCTCAGCTTTGTGGTTAACAAGAGTTATATTCTTGCCAACTTCCGTGAGAATGCTACTGAGCTGAAGAAGATTACTTCCACCATCGACCTGGTGAAGAACGATAAGAACGTTGAAATCACAGATATTGATATCCATGGTTTTGCTTCGCCTGATGGTTCGTATGCCAACAACAAGCGCCTTGCCAACGAGCGTGCAGCTGCCCTCCGCAAATATGTGAGCAGCCTCTACACCTTAAACAGCAAACTCTTTACCTATCAGGCTACACCGGAAGACTGGGAAGGATTCAAGAAGAAGATTCAGGCTAGTCATCTGGCTGATAAGGAAGCGATACTCGAGATAGCTAACTCCTCGCTGGCTCCCGACGATAAGGACCTGAAGATCAGAAAGCTCCATCCGGCAAGTTACCGCTATATCCTGGATCATATCTATCCTCGTCTCCGTCATAGCGACTATACGGTAACCTACACGGTTCGTCCGTTCAGCATCGAAGAGGCCAAGGAGATATTGAAGACCAAACCACAGCAGCTTTCTCTGCAGGAGATGTTCCTGGTGGCACAGACTTACGAGCCGGGTTCGCCAGAGTTTAACGAGGTATTCGACATCGCCGTCCGCCTCTTCCCAGATGATGAGACAGCGAATCTCAATGCCGCCTGCACCGATTTGCAGAAAGGTGATCTTACTTCTGCCGAAAAGCATCTTGCCAAGGCAGGCAACTCGAAAGAGGCAGAGCGTGTAAGAGATGTCTTCAAGCAGATAAAGGAATTGGAATAA
- a CDS encoding FimB/Mfa2 family fimbrial subunit codes for MANKKFNSWIKNICMGWGFIMAGSMLSSCNDLMHDDLPPCDMGVDLQFKYDYNVQRADMFNDHVGGLSVFVYDEQGNFIARHDAYNDAVSQPLKDPNYAMRINLEPGKYRFATFAFQKKYEDALAQPGAKFQIALPQQGDNITALHARLDREQGKVNNQSQPLDTLWQGLSNELVEVKDLQVTRHTIGLVRDTKQLTISLHQTDEPANINADDFSYQITNANGDISYDNSLLPDEELTYTPYYTWTSEFKDKEGNVKERTAHAALMFSRLIWHPVEENDKNAILTITNKTTGEEVARINLADCLAQGRGAFEARHYSEQEFLDREYDYKLDFFLQGNQWKYMQLSISILDWSKRIQRVDF; via the coding sequence ATGGCAAACAAGAAGTTTAACAGTTGGATCAAGAATATATGCATGGGATGGGGATTCATCATGGCGGGCAGTATGCTCAGCAGCTGCAACGACTTGATGCACGACGACCTGCCTCCTTGTGACATGGGTGTTGACTTGCAGTTCAAGTACGACTATAATGTGCAGCGTGCCGACATGTTCAATGATCATGTGGGCGGACTCAGCGTATTCGTATACGACGAGCAGGGCAACTTCATTGCTCGCCATGATGCCTATAACGATGCGGTATCACAGCCGCTCAAGGACCCTAACTATGCCATGCGAATCAATCTGGAACCGGGCAAATACCGATTCGCAACCTTCGCCTTCCAAAAGAAATACGAAGATGCACTCGCGCAGCCAGGTGCCAAATTCCAGATAGCTCTACCACAGCAGGGTGACAACATCACCGCCCTCCATGCACGACTCGACCGCGAACAGGGCAAGGTGAACAACCAGAGCCAACCGCTCGATACACTCTGGCAAGGACTCAGCAACGAACTGGTTGAAGTAAAAGACCTGCAGGTTACACGCCATACCATCGGTCTGGTTCGTGATACCAAGCAGCTCACCATCAGCCTGCATCAGACCGACGAGCCTGCCAACATCAATGCCGATGACTTCAGTTATCAGATAACCAATGCCAACGGCGATATCAGTTACGACAACTCTCTCCTCCCCGACGAGGAGTTGACATATACCCCATACTACACCTGGACCTCTGAGTTTAAGGATAAGGAGGGCAATGTAAAGGAGCGCACCGCTCATGCCGCCCTCATGTTCTCCCGACTCATCTGGCATCCGGTAGAAGAAAACGACAAGAACGCCATCCTCACCATCACGAACAAGACTACTGGCGAAGAGGTGGCACGCATCAATCTTGCTGACTGTCTGGCTCAAGGCCGTGGCGCCTTCGAAGCCCGCCATTATTCAGAGCAGGAATTCCTGGACCGTGAGTACGACTACAAGCTCGACTTCTTCCTCCAGGGCAACCAGTGGAAGTATATGCAGCTCAGCATTTCCATCCTGGATTGGAGCAAGCGCATCCAGCGTGTCGATTTCTAA
- a CDS encoding DUF3575 domain-containing protein has product MKQTFIKSAMLLLLILSMATTRAQEVALKTNLLGWASTSANAGIEIGTGKKTTFQLFGTLNPWKFSGDKKMRFWNVMPEYRWYTCQKFGGHFFGIHALGGEYNIKNIDMPFGILPKTLEGRHYEGWYVGGGLTYGYQWLLNKHLNFEGSIGLGYAYSPYKLYGRCEKCLDKDHRNYVGPTKAALSLIYVF; this is encoded by the coding sequence ATGAAGCAAACATTCATAAAATCAGCTATGTTGCTGCTGCTGATCCTTTCAATGGCAACAACGCGAGCGCAGGAGGTCGCTCTGAAGACCAACTTACTGGGATGGGCTTCCACATCTGCCAACGCCGGCATCGAAATAGGCACGGGCAAGAAAACAACCTTCCAACTCTTCGGCACTCTGAACCCCTGGAAGTTCTCGGGCGACAAGAAGATGAGATTCTGGAATGTTATGCCGGAATACAGATGGTACACCTGCCAGAAGTTTGGAGGCCATTTCTTCGGAATTCATGCCTTAGGCGGTGAATACAACATTAAAAACATTGACATGCCCTTCGGCATCCTGCCGAAAACTCTGGAGGGCAGGCACTATGAAGGCTGGTATGTAGGTGGAGGCCTCACCTACGGCTATCAGTGGTTGCTCAATAAGCACCTCAATTTCGAAGGGTCTATCGGTTTGGGATATGCCTACAGTCCTTACAAGCTTTACGGACGATGCGAAAAATGTCTCGACAAAGATCACCGCAACTATGTGGGCCCTACAAAAGCCGCACTATCTCTCATATACGTGTTCTAA
- a CDS encoding Mfa1 family fimbria major subunit (Members of this family are fimbrial shaft proteins (major subunit proteins), found in the Bacteriodetes. The family is named for Mfa1 from Porphyromonas gingivalis, and is related to but distinct from the family of FimA from the species.), with translation MKIKHLFGLAVIAAMTASCSSNEDLGTAGPGTGTNEAGVGYATFTINLPTTSGTRADGDPTYGQGTLDEYDVNDVTLLIFKKAGKSEGDYTFVEKAELGNMAPWKAEGSNGITASATITAKLDNVDLTGTDYYALAILNNTTATAGNKVKDPGTDQTYSDWNAAANAVAANFTDTSKGFYMANAPKFTSGEPTTLVKIDKVYATKQKAETNAATTIHVERGLAKVTVAALPTNITPSGTKYTSDKVDITAWKLDVTNKSTFPIHKTAGLTEKFTTIWNNVSGTAPVTARFVDAGNTAFSRVYWGVDPNYSDDLDEAKCEAAFNLLEPNAEIKGTAKEPQYCLENTFDIKHMLQGQTTRVVFKATYQPHGITKGETFYKIGNSTDLWKEADLETQIKAKAVEVLGVAETEIKVDLEANNLNEAGTRLLTVNNVKIKDSSEAGSHAVSQPNIDDINAKLGLKAAKGTDPIVGIATYKNGEAYYIARIKHFGDVLTPWNEGDKTYGDNDDTYNNMYLGRYGVLRNNWYELTVGKVSGPGTPDIPTIKPTEPDDESYKYISVSVKILHWAKWSHTYDL, from the coding sequence ATGAAGATTAAACATTTATTTGGCTTGGCTGTCATCGCAGCTATGACAGCAAGCTGTTCAAGCAATGAGGATCTGGGAACCGCAGGTCCAGGTACTGGTACTAACGAAGCTGGTGTTGGTTATGCAACTTTCACCATCAACTTGCCTACAACAAGTGGAACACGTGCAGATGGTGATCCTACCTATGGGCAAGGTACTCTTGATGAGTATGATGTAAATGACGTTACTTTACTTATCTTCAAGAAGGCTGGTAAATCTGAAGGCGACTACACATTCGTAGAAAAAGCTGAATTGGGTAATATGGCTCCTTGGAAGGCAGAAGGATCTAATGGTATTACTGCGTCTGCTACTATTACTGCAAAATTAGATAATGTTGATCTTACAGGAACAGATTATTATGCGCTTGCTATTCTTAACAATACGACTGCAACAGCAGGTAATAAAGTAAAAGACCCAGGTACAGATCAAACTTATTCAGATTGGAATGCAGCTGCAAATGCCGTTGCTGCAAATTTCACGGATACATCAAAGGGTTTCTATATGGCAAATGCCCCAAAATTTACATCAGGAGAACCAACAACTCTTGTAAAGATTGATAAGGTATATGCTACAAAGCAAAAAGCTGAAACCAATGCGGCTACAACTATTCATGTAGAGCGCGGTTTGGCTAAGGTGACAGTTGCTGCTCTTCCTACAAACATCACCCCATCTGGTACAAAATATACTAGCGATAAGGTTGATATTACTGCTTGGAAGTTGGATGTTACTAACAAAAGTACATTCCCTATCCATAAGACTGCGGGCTTGACAGAAAAATTCACTACTATTTGGAACAATGTCTCTGGTACGGCACCGGTTACTGCCCGATTCGTAGATGCTGGTAATACAGCCTTCAGCCGTGTATATTGGGGCGTTGACCCTAACTATAGTGATGATTTAGATGAGGCTAAATGTGAGGCCGCATTTAATTTACTTGAACCAAATGCAGAAATTAAGGGTACAGCAAAAGAACCTCAGTACTGTCTTGAGAATACTTTCGACATTAAGCACATGCTGCAAGGTCAGACAACACGTGTTGTATTCAAGGCAACATATCAACCTCATGGAATCACTAAGGGAGAAACATTCTATAAGATTGGTAACAGCACCGACCTTTGGAAGGAAGCTGATTTGGAGACTCAAATCAAGGCTAAGGCAGTAGAAGTTCTTGGCGTAGCAGAAACTGAAATCAAAGTTGATCTTGAAGCCAACAATTTGAACGAGGCAGGAACAAGACTGTTGACAGTTAATAATGTTAAGATTAAGGATAGTAGTGAGGCTGGTTCTCACGCTGTTTCTCAACCTAACATCGATGATATTAATGCCAAGCTTGGTTTAAAAGCTGCAAAAGGTACAGACCCTATCGTAGGTATCGCAACCTATAAGAATGGCGAGGCTTACTACATTGCCCGCATCAAGCACTTCGGTGACGTTCTGACACCTTGGAATGAGGGTGATAAGACTTATGGAGATAACGATGATACATATAACAACATGTATCTCGGCCGTTATGGTGTTCTCCGTAACAACTGGTATGAGTTGACTGTAGGAAAAGTTAGTGGTCCTGGTACTCCTGATATTCCAACCATCAAGCCAACAGAACCAGATGATGAGAGCTACAAGTACATCAGCGTCAGCGTGAAGATCCTTCACTGGGCTAAGTGGTCTCACACATACGATTTGTAA